Genomic segment of Terriglobales bacterium:
GCGCGGCGTGGGCGAGACGCTCTCCTCGGGGACGGGGTCGTGCGCGTCGGCGGTGGCGGCCATCGCCTCAGGCCGGGCGGAATCACCCCTGACGGTGATGACCCCGGGCGGAGTGCAGAGTGTCCGCTGGGAAAGGGAAGTGTTCTTGCGGGGCCCCGCCGAACTGCTCTGTCGCGGGGAGTTTTTCGTTTAAGATGAGGGGCGCATGCCCCCGAAGAGCAGCCAGCGAATCAAGCCGCCCGCTCTCCAGCCCGGCGACACCGTGGGCATTGTGGCGCCGGCCAGTCCCATCCAGCGCAATATGATCGACGCCGGCTGCGCCTCGCTCTCGCGCCTAGGCTACAAGCCCTTTTATCTGGATTCCATCTTCGACCAGGACCTCTACTTTGCCGGCTCGGTGCGCCGCCGGGCGCGGGAGCTGGAGGAGATGTTCGAGCGCGAGGAAGTGCGCGCCATCCTCTGCGCCCGCGGCGGCTACGGCTGCAACTACCTGCTGAATGAGCTCAAGCTGGAGAAGATCGCCGCCCATCCCAAGATCTTCGTGGGCTACAGCGACGTCACCACGCTGCTCACCCACTTCACCGAGCGCGCCAACCTGGTGACCTTCCACGGTCCCATGGTGACCAAGGACTTTGCCGCCTCGGACGGCGTGCACGAAGAGTCTTGGAAGAATGCGACCGGCGGCAAGGCCCAGTGGGAAGTCGCGGCCATTCCCGGTTCGGGCGTGGCGCCGCTGGTGGAAGGGAAGGCGGAGGGCACGCTCTACGGCGGCTGCCTTTCTCTGCTGGTGGCGTCGCTCAGGACGCCCTATGAGATCAACACCGCGGACACCATCCTGTTCCTCGAGGACGTGCACGCCAAGCCCTTCCAGATCGACCGCATGCTCATGCAGCTGAAACTGGCCGGGAAGCTGGCCGGGGTGCGCGGCCTGGTGTTCGGCGAGATGCTGGATTGCGCACAGCAGTCCGAGCAGGACTACACGCTGGAAGAGGTTGTGAAGCGCGTGGTCGGCGACCTGGGGATCCCGGTGGCCTACGGGCTGCGCTCGGGACACGTCTCGCGCGGGAACATCACGCTCCCCATGGGCGTGCGCGCCTCGCTGGTGGTCCAGGAGGAAGTCCGGCTCACCATCCTCGAAGCGGCGACGGCGTCGGCACCGGCGGCGGTCAACGTAGCCGCGGTGAAGTCATGAACGAGCAGAAGCATGTCCACCTGATCGGCATCTGCGGCACGGCCATGGCGTCGCTGGCCGGGATGCTGAAGCAGCGCGGCTTTCGCGTCACCGGCTCGGACGCCGCCGCTTATCCGCCCATGTCCGACTTCCTGGCCACGCTCTCTATTCCGGTGGCGCAGCCTTACGCGGAGGAGAACCTGAAGCCGCGCCCGGACCTGGTGGTGGTGGGCAACGCCATCTCCCGCGGCAATCCCGAGCTGGAGTACACGCTCGACGAGCGCATCCCCCTGCGCTCGTTGCCCCAGATCCTGCAGGAGCAGTTCCTGCGCGGGCGCGAGTCCATCGTGGTCGCCGGCACCCACGGCAAGACCACTACCACGGCGCTGCTGGCGTGGATCTTCAACGTGGCGGGCCTGAACCCCTCGTTCCTGGTGGGCGGCATCGCCGAAAACTTCGGCTCGAGCTTTTCCCTCAAGCAAGGGAAGCACTTCCTCCTGGAGGGCGACGAGTACGACAGCGCCTTCTTCGACAAGGGTCCCAAGTTCCTGCACTACATGCCGGACGCGGTCATCCTGACCTCGGTCGAATTCGATCACGCCGACATCTATCGCGACCTGGAAGAGGTGAAGACCGCCTTCCGCCGGCTGGTAAACCTGGTGCCGCACCGCGGGCGCATCGTGGCCTGGGAGGAGGGGGGCGACCTTCAGGACTGTCTCGCGAAGGCCTTTTGCCCGGTGGAGCGCTACGGCATGAGCGCCG
This window contains:
- the mpl gene encoding UDP-N-acetylmuramate:L-alanyl-gamma-D-glutamyl-meso-diaminopimelate ligase; this translates as MNEQKHVHLIGICGTAMASLAGMLKQRGFRVTGSDAAAYPPMSDFLATLSIPVAQPYAEENLKPRPDLVVVGNAISRGNPELEYTLDERIPLRSLPQILQEQFLRGRESIVVAGTHGKTTTTALLAWIFNVAGLNPSFLVGGIAENFGSSFSLKQGKHFLLEGDEYDSAFFDKGPKFLHYMPDAVILTSVEFDHADIYRDLEEVKTAFRRLVNLVPHRGRIVAWEEGGDLQDCLAKAFCPVERYGMSAAADWRITDLRFEPERTLWTLLHRGERWGEFWFALAGEYNVLNATAAAAMAAGYGIEPQAIAEALKTFRSVKRRLEVKAEVGGVTLIDDFAHHPTAIAGTLKALRARYPGARLWAILEPRSNTLRRKVLEADLIRSLGLADEVVIAGVFRAEAIPEPERLSTARVVEGLLQAGRRARELPDADAIVAAIVPELRPGDVVAILSNGGFGGIYEKLPSRMKAHFEVPTSA
- a CDS encoding LD-carboxypeptidase, whose translation is MPPKSSQRIKPPALQPGDTVGIVAPASPIQRNMIDAGCASLSRLGYKPFYLDSIFDQDLYFAGSVRRRARELEEMFEREEVRAILCARGGYGCNYLLNELKLEKIAAHPKIFVGYSDVTTLLTHFTERANLVTFHGPMVTKDFAASDGVHEESWKNATGGKAQWEVAAIPGSGVAPLVEGKAEGTLYGGCLSLLVASLRTPYEINTADTILFLEDVHAKPFQIDRMLMQLKLAGKLAGVRGLVFGEMLDCAQQSEQDYTLEEVVKRVVGDLGIPVAYGLRSGHVSRGNITLPMGVRASLVVQEEVRLTILEAATASAPAAVNVAAVKS